Within Syngnathus scovelli strain Florida chromosome 22, RoL_Ssco_1.2, whole genome shotgun sequence, the genomic segment GGCAGCGACACCACGGCGGGGAACTGCTCCACGCCCTTGGGGGCCTCGCGGTAGGAGCGCGGGTGGTGGTAGCCGTGGCCCCGGAAGCTCTCCGAGCCGCGGTTGTTGAAGACCAGCGAGACGCTGGCGGCGTCGTGCTTGCGCGCAAAGGAGCAGATCTTGCCGTGGTAGTCGGGCGTGGCGCGGGCCGTCAGCGCCCGCATGTCGGCCGGCGTGCTCTGGCGGCTCAGCGCCTCGTGGAAGTAGAAGCTGAACTTGGCCAGGAGGGCGGCCTGGAAGCGCTGGAGCCAGGCGTACAGGTGCGGCGGCTGGACGCTCCGCTGGGACTGGCCTCCAAAGAGATGCTTGCGGGTCTCCTTCTGCCGCTGGAAGAGCTGGCCCCATGCCGTCAGTTTGGCGCCGGCGCCGTGCAGGCTGAGCAGCGCCGGCAGGAAGCGCCACTCCGACACCTGCGCCTGGCAGCGCAGGAGCTGCGTGACCACTTCCACCTCCGTCTGGAAGCTCTCCTCCACGCGGCCCAGGATGGGGTGGTGGAACCTGGGGGAGATCCGCCATTAagtgagcgggcgggcgggcgggcgggcgcaaaGACGGCAGCTGCGCGGGATGTCACTTTGGTTTCATCCCCAGAGCCAAAGAGCGTGTTCAGCACTTTTCTTCCTCTGACCTCGTtacatgccccccccctccccccgcctCCTTCGCACTGCTTCATTTATCATGTTGACGCAAATAACGTCATGTTGCTTCTATAAAAAACttggcgcgcgcgcgcacacacacaataaagaGCCTCACAGGGGCTCTTGGGCAAAGCTCCTCCATCTAATTTGAAGATGATTTCAGCCCAGCAGTGACAGGAAGCCTTGTGGACTTCTTGACTTGCGCCTCAGCAACTCGCTTAAATGTGGCCAGTATGGCTTGCAAAGAAAAAAGCTTAAATTGCATGGCATGAAAACAGAGATGTTATGCAATTTATGAATGGCTTGTGTGTCAAGCATAcctaatgttatttttttgttctcatGAGAAATATGATATCATTAAATTGCCCTCACTTGACAATCAAGCTCCATGGGAAGGCCATGGAAATTGAGTGGAATTGTCCCGCCCTCAGACTCACTTGGAGCTGTACTTGTGCATCACGGCATCCAGGGCAGGCACCAGCGTCTCGCCGTTGACGTTCTTCTGTCCGGCCAGCGCGTGCATCTTCTCGTAGAGGTCGGCCATTTCCACGCGGGCCTGCGCAAAGTGGCACAGCTGCTCGGCCAAGTGACACAGCAGGTCCTCCAGGTACGGCgaggcctgctgctgctgctgctgctggtgctgctgctgctgcagcagttgctgctgctgctgctgctgcacgtGGCGCCCCGACGTCATCACCTTGCGCAGTTCATTGTGCAGAGACGTGTAGATGGTGCGTGTCGAGTCCTTGCGGCTGAAGAAGGACTGACTTCCTGCAGGGACAAGAGGGCAGGTCAAACGAGTGTTGTGCTGCAGCGCCCTCTGGTGGCGGGCTATAAGGGACAAGAGGTCAGGTCAAACGAGTGTTGTGCTGCAGCGCCCTCTGGTGGCTGCAAAATAAACAGCGGTCAATCAAACTTGCGAACAATGGTTGTTACTGCTGTTGTCAATCGTCCCCTGCATGTCCTTAATCTTGCAACTGTTTTGGGGAGTGGAAGGAAATGTAAAACCGTTTCTGGGTCAGATAAGGTGCTAAGAATGTAACTAAAGAACGCAGACGAAGCGGTGTGCCCGGGTCAGCGTTTCTGGCAGTTTGCGGGTGAAGGCTGGTTTCGTTTGTCTGTACCCATTTTCTGTCCCAGGAAGGTCATGTTATGGTAAGCCTTCTCGGCGGCGGCCAGGTGAGCCAGGGCGGCCAGCAGCGCGGCCCAGACGGCCCCGGAGCTCCGGCTGCTGTTGTCTTTCTCCTTCTCCACGTAGTCCTTGGCGCGGTCGAAGGAGAACATGCCGAGCTGCGTGAAGAAGCTCTCCAGGATGGCCTGCTCGCGGGGCACCGGCCGGAGCAGCTCCGCCTCGGCCGCCGGGTCAGCCATCGCCATGCAGCTAACAAGCTAACCCTGCAATGTCACGCTTTTTCAGGGATTGCTAATGATGCACCGTTCCGCTCACGAAAACGTACACTTTGGAGGAATTTCGAAGTCATAAATGCTGAATAGGCACGCCCAACCCGATGAAATATAGTTTGAAATACTTGAAAgagacggagggagggagggctagCTCGCCAGCGCGTCATTTTGAAGTAAACACTACGGCAAGCCCGAGGACGCAAAATAAATAGCAACCAGAATCAAATGACAAATTGTTGGAATGATGAACAAGAGGGAATCcggttttttttcattgtttatgtattggtttatttaaaaatatcaaGCAATGAATTACGATGACTGTTGTTTTCCGGTTGTTTTTCGTGGTTGTGctattttatgtttgtttttttaaagacttGTCGGTATGAGAAATGCTTCCGACGATAAGTACCGGAAATCCAAAATAACTATACGAGcaggattttatttttgatttttttttgtgtgtgtgtttttttgggaTTCGGTGTCTCGtgctatattttcttttacGTCCTCTTTCCAGGCAAAACAAGCATATTTTAATGTGTGGATTTCTGTATGAAAAGTGAAATCAAATAAGTCGTTTTTCTAATTTTGAGAACTGCCAATGACCA encodes:
- the kics2 gene encoding KICSTOR subunit 2, whose product is MAMADPAAEAELLRPVPREQAILESFFTQLGMFSFDRAKDYVEKEKDNSSRSSGAVWAALLAALAHLAAAEKAYHNMTFLGQKMGSQSFFSRKDSTRTIYTSLHNELRKVMTSGRHVQQQQQQQLLQQQQHQQQQQQQASPYLEDLLCHLAEQLCHFAQARVEMADLYEKMHALAGQKNVNGETLVPALDAVMHKYSSKFHHPILGRVEESFQTEVEVVTQLLRCQAQVSEWRFLPALLSLHGAGAKLTAWGQLFQRQKETRKHLFGGQSQRSVQPPHLYAWLQRFQAALLAKFSFYFHEALSRQSTPADMRALTARATPDYHGKICSFARKHDAASVSLVFNNRGSESFRGHGYHHPRSYREAPKGVEQFPAVVSLPTGERPLAHWPNVVMMMGDRAAELAAPDKVVHFYDDKVQSTYYLARPEPYFTLVVILDGRKSERDLGVVAFLQEICGSLRNSKPFAGLKPGSKG